Part of the Panicum virgatum strain AP13 chromosome 4N, P.virgatum_v5, whole genome shotgun sequence genome is shown below.
GTGGCAGAAACCTTCCCAGCCCCTTCACCCAACCGGGCCGCGAAGCCCGCGTCGAAGGGTCTTCGGCTCAACCGAATCCTCCCCGCGCCCGGCCGCTCCTCGTCGACGCCGCCGACCAACACGACGTCTAGTATCACCCCACGCCACCACCGAATTCCCTCTCGCCGAGCAACACGCAACcctcccgatgccgccgccggactCCGCCTCCACGCGCTCCTCCCTCCCGCTCGCCGCCACCCTGATGACGGGCCCGACCCCCTCCccgacctccgccgcgccgcctcccaaccccctcgccgcggcctcctccttcctccaccaccacctctcCCGCCTGGCCTCCCACCTCACCGCCCCGCGCCCGGCCCTCGCTGCGGCGGCGACCCGCGCGCCGGGCCCCCAGGGAGCATCGCTCTCCCTTGCGCTCGCGCCCGACGAGGTCGCGCGCGCGCTAACCGGCACGCCCGTCTTCACGGTCTGCAACTCTAACAACGAGTTCGTGCTCGTTTCCGACCCCGGCACCGGCCTCCGCTCCCTAGGCCTGCTTTGCTTCCGTTCCGAGGACGCCGATGCCCTCCTCACACATGTATTCCCCCAGTTCGCGTTGCGGTTTCGTTTTGGATTTTTCCCCCCTTTCCACTAATGGTTTGGGAGCTTGTGTGGTTTAGGTGAGGACGCGGCAACCGGTGCTAGGGAGGGGAGCGAAAGTTGTGCCTATTACACTTGATCAGGTGTGTTTCACTCGTTTTGGCTTGTCATCAATCATGTCCAGACTTCATGAACAATTTCACATATGTATATGTATCTATAATCTATGGTTATTAGGGTTTATTCAATAATTTTTATAGGGAGCTTGGGTTTTGCCTGAAGCATGAGAAACTTCCTAATTATTGAAAGGCATCCTAGACGCCTAATAATTAGCAACGTGAAAactggatttttttttaaaaaatgtacACCCAGGAATAAAACCTTCTCTCACAAATTCTAGTAGTGTCTGGGAATTGCTTGCCTGTTTCCTATTTATCTAGCTTAGAGCTGCCTTACAAGGCATCCTGTTCAATCTTTCAGTCATTTGTGTCATTGTGTGTATGCATCGGCATTATGTTAATTGTGAACCAGACTGATGCACTTCTATGTTTCACAGTGTAAACATATATCACTGTTACTTCTGTATGCAGGTTTATATGTTGAAGGCCGAAGGTATCGCATTTCGGTTCTTACCTGACCCACTTCAAATAAAGAATGCACTGGAGGTATGCTTTTTTGAGAACTTTAGGCGCATTGCTCTATTTTGTTATCTTAACTTGGACGATCAGACCTATTTATAGttttctcccttctctcccaTAGTCCCATCATGATGTAAGTAGAACTCAGTTCATCTGATAGACCGCAGCTCTTGAAAGCATCAATTATGCCACTATATCTTCCACAGTTAGAACAAAATATTTTGTATTTATGTTACTCCCTTATCATTATTTTCTCTGatataaattgtagaaaaaggATGGAGCATGTATGCCTGTCTTTGCATAATGTATTACTAACGGATTTTTAATATCGACTTCCTTGAATACTATTGGCACACAATGGATTGACCATGACCAATCGCAAAATTACTAGGGCATTAGCAATTGTCATACATTTACGTAGGATCTGTGCATAATTGATCTGAATTCCGAAAAGGCACGCCCATATTTATTGGTTCATTATGTTTCAACAGTTCAAAAAGAAACTTTTTATTTGAATAAAGAGTGAAATGCATGAGCAGCCCTTAAGCTTACAATGGAGTGTCATCCAGATCCTTGAACGTTGAAAATAGATTCAGGTCCCTAAAATTGTTAAATGTGTCATCTAGATCCAAAGTTCCCAAAATACCTCTATGGTTGTTGATGTGGCATGCCAATATGGAGATCTCGTATCAACAAGTTAAAATCATAGAGTATTTTGAACCCTCATCTGCAGTTTATGGACCCTTATCTGCAGTTTACAAGTTCATGGACCTGGATGACACTCTATGACAAGTTTAAGGGCTGCCGGTAAATTTCACTCGAAGAAATTTCAAAACCTTGTGCAATGCCAAGTGACTCACCTATAGGCTGTGATACAGCCTACATTTGTGATGCATAATATGCCTTTACCATATGCCTCACTACAAGACATGCACATAGAACATGTGAAGTGTACCACAGTAGAAGGCGTTGAATCTTTCTGGTTATCCTTGATGGAATAGTTCACCTACAATGATTCTCCATAGTGCACATTTGTAGTTTCTACAATTGTTCCTGTAATTTTAGGTAACACTTACTTTTGTTGATGGCTATAGCTAATTTGAATCCTTGAGTACAAAGCATGTGAATTATCATGGCCTCCAAGACAACCTGAATACAATGAAATGGCCAATCATTTATCCTTGTGACATATGTtgctcttttatttttttcagttGAAATCAGGCTTAACTGGTTTTGATGGTGTTCCTGTTTTTCAGGTAATATTTCTGGCTCTATTGTTCTACTAGAAGTTTACTTTGTAATATTGGAACAGTATTTAAATTTAGTTTCCCATGAGTCATGTTAATTGGATGTGATGACTTCTTGTTATGCATGTTGAGCGGAAACACATTCTTGTATTTAGTATAAAAAAAAAATGTGATTCAGTAAATGACATTAATGCCTCACTATAACATTAAATACTTGTGACTGCTGGGTTAGATTATGTACACTAATCAAATTCTTTATATGTGCCTTGACTTTAGAAACTACTAATGCATTTAGCTATTGGTAAAGTTAATGACTAATTTGGTAGGGTCCAGGAGAAAAAATGGTGACAGACACTGAAATTGTTTAcctttttctatgatttacttgCCCATCCCTATTTATTGTGAAAATCAATAGCACACCCATTCCAGTCTCATCTTGTCGAGCAGTGTAGTCATACTGTGCTGTCTGCAATCAAACCTCCTATTTTTTCTTTAGTAGTTTATTATATTTCTCAAGTTTTGTGTTTTATCCAAAAGTGTGAGCATAACCCTGTTTATTCTTAAGTGGATTTCTATAAATTAATGGTTTCTGGTATGAAAGAGTGACCTCAACATGGCACACAAACACTACCaacagaaaaataaaatttcttACTGCAGGGTGTTTTGCAGCATTGTAGATAAATAACTCCCGAGATGAATGGAGTTTGGTATAGAATCACTTCATCAGAATAATTTCTCTCGTTTCTGAAGATGCTCTACAATTTTCTTTTgagatatttttgaaattcCTTACAGTTTTTTTTGTTCTGCTGTTTGCACAGCTAGAATTTTTCTTATTGTGTTAGCTGATCTTGACTGTCATTGTTCTAGACCAAACGTCCTTAACAATGAAAACTTCCATTTTGTACAGTCAGATCTGCTGGTTGTGAAAAAGCAGAAGAAGCGATACTGTCCAATATATTTTCAAAAGGTTTGCG
Proteins encoded:
- the LOC120670814 gene encoding protein TIC 22, chloroplastic-like, with protein sequence MPPPDSASTRSSLPLAATLMTGPTPSPTSAAPPPNPLAAASSFLHHHLSRLASHLTAPRPALAAAATRAPGPQGASLSLALAPDEVARALTGTPVFTVCNSNNEFVLVSDPGTGLRSLGLLCFRSEDADALLTHVRTRQPVLGRGAKVVPITLDQVYMLKAEGIAFRFLPDPLQIKNALELKSGLTGFDGVPVFQSDLLVVKKQKKRYCPIYFQKEDIERELTKASKSSRGSALSKKIMVGSLEDVLKKMEISERNSGWDDLIFIPPGKSLNQHINEVSA